Proteins from a single region of Bacteroidia bacterium:
- a CDS encoding ATP-grasp domain-containing protein, with translation MLKGKRIFISGGNGVIGKELVGKLYQQGAIIFVGDLKPRPLDLPSEIIYRQGDLNYITKEEIEEFAPEYFIHLAATFERSVETYEFWDENHWHNVRLSTYLMTQMKDLQSLKKVVFASSYLIYNPELYTFDNAQIKSYRLKETDTIYPRNLTGVAKLNHEIELRFLQEFNQNRYRIVCARIYRSYGKNSRDIISRWIRALLKDEELTVYCKQGMFDYIYAGEVAEGLIRLADCEQAEGIINLGNDNARKVEEVLNVLKRHFPELKYKEIESNIPYEASQANMDFYNSVVGWKPQRQIEDTIPEMIEYEKKNGYVDELENLNFSVLVTSISRKIPMLKAIRKACKKLSCNIQLIGADVNSACIGKHFVDKFWQMPKINDLSIEHVIDFCKQNNVKAIIPSRDGELQFWAGHKTELKNSGINVMVSNIASINITLDKLLFNKFLCDSSIPDISTSDNINNLNADKFVVKERYGAGSLNIGVNLTKEMATLHSNKLQHPLFQEYIKGEEFSVDAYISNNNKIKGIIVRAREEVVNGESQITTTVNDPVLKEISLQLIEKLNLYGHVVLQVIKTANNKVHFIECNSRFGGASTLSLACGLDSFYWFLLESIGTSIDNYLFIKQTKVKTQIRYPEDIVINGTDF, from the coding sequence ATGCTTAAAGGAAAAAGAATTTTTATTAGTGGAGGAAATGGTGTTATAGGAAAAGAACTTGTCGGTAAGCTTTACCAACAAGGTGCAATAATTTTTGTAGGTGATTTAAAACCGAGACCATTAGATTTGCCTTCAGAAATTATTTACAGGCAAGGTGATTTAAATTATATTACAAAGGAAGAAATTGAAGAATTTGCACCAGAATATTTTATTCATTTAGCTGCTACTTTTGAGCGGTCTGTTGAAACTTATGAGTTTTGGGATGAAAATCATTGGCATAATGTAAGACTTTCAACATACTTAATGACTCAGATGAAAGATTTGCAGTCATTAAAAAAAGTAGTATTTGCTTCAAGCTATCTAATTTATAACCCTGAATTATATACTTTTGATAATGCTCAGATAAAGTCATATCGACTAAAAGAAACCGATACTATTTATCCAAGAAATTTGACAGGAGTTGCTAAACTAAACCATGAAATCGAACTAAGATTTTTACAGGAATTTAATCAAAACCGGTACAGAATTGTTTGTGCAAGGATTTATCGTAGTTACGGAAAAAATTCAAGAGATATAATTTCTCGTTGGATAAGAGCATTGTTAAAGGACGAAGAGCTTACCGTTTACTGTAAACAAGGGATGTTTGATTATATCTATGCAGGGGAAGTTGCCGAAGGATTAATTCGTTTAGCTGATTGTGAGCAAGCAGAAGGAATTATTAATCTTGGTAATGATAATGCCAGAAAAGTTGAAGAGGTTTTGAATGTTTTAAAACGGCATTTTCCTGAATTAAAATATAAAGAAATTGAAAGCAATATTCCGTATGAAGCATCACAAGCTAATATGGATTTTTATAATAGTGTTGTTGGCTGGAAACCTCAAAGACAGATTGAGGATACAATACCAGAAATGATTGAGTATGAGAAAAAGAATGGATATGTTGATGAACTTGAGAATCTCAATTTTTCAGTACTTGTAACAAGTATTTCAAGAAAAATTCCAATGTTAAAAGCAATACGAAAGGCTTGCAAAAAACTATCTTGTAATATTCAACTTATTGGTGCAGATGTAAACTCAGCATGTATTGGAAAACATTTTGTAGATAAATTTTGGCAAATGCCAAAAATAAATGATTTGTCAATTGAACATGTTATTGATTTTTGTAAACAGAATAATGTAAAAGCAATTATTCCAAGCCGTGACGGAGAACTTCAATTTTGGGCAGGTCATAAAACCGAATTGAAAAATAGTGGGATAAATGTTATGGTGAGTAATATTGCAAGTATTAATATAACATTAGATAAATTATTGTTCAATAAATTCCTGTGTGATAGCTCAATTCCTGATATTTCTACCTCCGATAATATAAATAATCTGAATGCTGACAAATTTGTGGTTAAAGAAAGATATGGTGCCGGATCTTTAAATATTGGAGTTAATTTAACGAAGGAAATGGCAACTCTTCATTCTAACAAATTACAACATCCGTTATTTCAGGAATATATAAAAGGAGAAGAGTTTAGTGTTGATGCCTATATATCAAATAATAATAAAATAAAAGGAATAATTGTTAGGGCAAGAGAAGAGGTTGTAAATGGAGAATCTCAAATTACAACGACAGTGAACGACCCAGTATTAAAAGAAATTTCACTACAATTGATTGAGAAATTAAATTTATACGGGCACGTTGTTTTACAAGTTATTAAAACAGCAAACAATAAAGTGCACTTTATTGAATGTAATAGCCGTTTTGGAGGTGCTTCTACATTAAGTTTGGCTTGTGGATTGGATAGTTTCTATTGGTTTTTATTAGAAAGTATAGGAACTTCAATTGATAATTACCTGTTTATAAAACAAACTAAGGTTAAAACTCAAATTCGATATCCTGAAGATATTGTAATAAATGGTACTGATTTTTGA
- a CDS encoding HAD family hydrolase yields MVLIFDLDDTLYEELSYVRSGFRAVSKYINQKYNINEETVFKELYNQVLISRNNVFNIVFKKYNIDQKSIIKKSLMIYRNHLPEISLYPDAVRCFKRFSYLDKFIVTDGNKIVQNNKCKALKLENIVNKCIITHRYSIKHAKPSPYVFTLLSKKLKLLPSQIIYIADNPNKDFVGIKPIGFKTIRIKRGMFSNVELDKAHEADITIYTLDDLDENLLKTLL; encoded by the coding sequence ATGGTACTGATTTTTGATTTAGACGACACTTTATACGAAGAACTTTCGTATGTTAGAAGCGGATTTAGAGCCGTTTCGAAATATATTAATCAAAAATATAATATTAACGAAGAGACTGTTTTTAAAGAATTGTATAATCAAGTTTTAATTTCGCGAAATAATGTTTTTAATATTGTTTTTAAAAAATACAATATTGATCAGAAGTCGATAATTAAAAAGTCTCTTATGATTTATAGAAATCATTTACCTGAGATTTCTCTTTATCCTGACGCAGTAAGGTGTTTTAAAAGATTTTCATATCTTGATAAATTTATTGTAACAGATGGTAATAAAATTGTACAAAATAATAAATGTAAAGCATTAAAGTTAGAAAATATTGTTAATAAATGTATTATAACACACCGTTATAGCATTAAGCATGCAAAACCTTCACCGTATGTTTTCACGTTGTTGTCAAAAAAATTAAAACTATTGCCATCTCAAATAATTTATATTGCAGATAATCCAAATAAAGATTTTGTAGGGATTAAACCTATTGGATTTAAAACAATAAGGATTAAAAGGGGAATGTTTTCTAATGTTGAACTCGACAAAGCACACGAAGCAGATATAACAATATATACATTAGATGACTTAGATGAAAATCTTTTAAAAACACTATTATGA
- the pseI gene encoding pseudaminic acid synthase, which translates to MKIKDFELNQNSGTFIIAELSANHNQDFDLAVKTIEEVAKTGADAVKIQTYTADTITIDCNNKYFQINQGTIWDGKTLYELYKEAFTPWDWQPKLKEIAEKLGLIFFSSPFDFTAVDFLEKINVPAYKIASFEITDIPLIEYVAKKGKPVILSIGIATIEDIQLAVDTCRKVGNNQIALLKCTSSYPAPIEEANLATIQDLTKRFNVIAGLSDHTISNSTSIAAVALGAKIIEKHFIIDRSIGGPDASFSIEPNELKHLVQNVREVEKAIGTVSYELSPKVLKSKEHSRSLFVVKNINAGDVFTNENVRSIRPGFGLHTKFLVEIIGKTAKTFIPIGTPLSWELVE; encoded by the coding sequence ATGAAAATTAAAGATTTTGAATTAAATCAAAACTCCGGAACCTTTATTATAGCAGAATTATCTGCAAATCATAATCAAGATTTTGATTTAGCAGTAAAAACAATTGAAGAAGTAGCAAAAACAGGTGCTGATGCAGTAAAGATTCAAACGTACACAGCAGATACTATAACAATTGATTGTAATAATAAGTATTTTCAAATTAATCAAGGAACAATTTGGGATGGAAAAACTCTTTATGAATTGTATAAAGAGGCTTTTACTCCATGGGATTGGCAGCCCAAATTAAAAGAAATTGCTGAAAAGTTGGGACTAATATTTTTTTCTTCTCCGTTTGATTTTACAGCCGTTGATTTTCTTGAAAAAATAAATGTTCCTGCTTACAAAATAGCAAGTTTTGAAATAACTGATATTCCATTAATTGAATATGTTGCTAAAAAAGGTAAGCCAGTTATTCTTTCAATAGGTATAGCTACAATTGAGGATATTCAACTTGCAGTTGACACTTGCAGAAAAGTAGGCAATAACCAAATTGCACTATTAAAATGTACTTCATCTTACCCAGCTCCAATTGAGGAAGCAAATCTTGCAACAATTCAGGATTTAACTAAACGGTTTAATGTTATTGCTGGACTATCAGATCATACAATTTCAAATTCAACATCAATTGCAGCTGTTGCATTAGGAGCAAAAATCATCGAAAAACATTTTATAATAGATCGTTCTATTGGTGGACCAGATGCTTCTTTTTCTATTGAACCAAATGAATTAAAGCATTTAGTACAAAATGTAAGAGAAGTTGAAAAAGCAATTGGGACGGTTTCCTATGAGTTATCACCTAAAGTATTAAAAAGCAAAGAACATTCTCGTTCATTATTTGTTGTTAAGAACATTAATGCAGGTGATGTTTTTACAAATGAAAATGTTCGTTCTATAAGACCAGGGTTTGGTTTGCATACGAAATTTCTTGTAGAAATTATTGGAAAAACAGCTAAAACCTTTATCCCAATTGGGACTCCATTGAGCTGGGAATTAGTAGAATAA
- a CDS encoding T9SS type A sorting domain-containing protein has protein sequence MKNLFIVIFSLTIITVNAQREDHTWYFSATNKGLFFDFNTNAVSVTSEHAPLSYEGCGVAADPLTGVVLFYSNGIKVCDKSHLTMPNGSNLFGNITSATNGIACPMPGQPNKYYLFCNSANSPNSGTIYYSIIDMNLSGNGTVSSPLGDIVSGQKNISLVSGSSEGFVTIPGGNNDYWLVMSQNNSNILKTFRITTTGISLFHTDTISFVIGDARTIKYSISNNKITIANMVECQGSFVADFNPFSGLISNFISIPGSILGTATNYWTGFYDSEWSPDGTKLYLSKYRMASGSGRIYQYDLNYPVNPVSLVYTFSGDNNNVVQGLQLAPDSKIYILYVNNTYSDSRLIGAISLPNIAGTGCTVIPNVLDMGASFPMTGIFPQFGVPYKYFPSNTNVIEENIINVYPNPTSDKLNICGFIGNEVSVIDALGNCLLKERNYGTINVSSLNNGIYFIQIKCNQKEYYSKFIIKR, from the coding sequence ATGAAAAATCTTTTTATTGTTATTTTTTCTTTGACTATTATAACTGTAAATGCCCAAAGAGAAGATCATACTTGGTATTTTAGTGCAACAAATAAAGGATTATTTTTTGATTTTAATACAAATGCTGTTTCAGTAACTTCTGAGCATGCGCCACTATCTTATGAAGGTTGTGGTGTTGCAGCAGACCCTCTAACGGGAGTAGTACTATTTTACTCAAATGGGATTAAGGTTTGCGACAAAAGCCATTTAACAATGCCTAATGGTAGTAATTTGTTTGGTAATATTACCAGTGCTACAAATGGGATTGCATGCCCTATGCCTGGGCAACCAAATAAATATTACCTTTTTTGCAATAGTGCAAATTCACCTAATTCAGGTACAATTTATTATTCTATAATTGATATGAATTTGTCAGGAAATGGCACTGTTTCTTCTCCTCTTGGTGATATTGTCTCCGGTCAAAAAAATATTTCTTTAGTTTCTGGTTCATCTGAGGGATTTGTTACTATACCTGGGGGTAATAATGATTACTGGTTAGTAATGTCGCAGAATAACTCAAATATTTTAAAAACTTTCAGAATAACAACTACAGGAATCTCTTTGTTTCATACTGACACAATAAGTTTTGTTATAGGCGATGCAAGAACAATTAAATATAGTATTTCTAATAATAAAATTACTATTGCAAATATGGTGGAATGTCAGGGTAGTTTTGTTGCAGATTTTAATCCTTTTTCAGGATTGATTTCGAATTTTATTTCTATTCCAGGCAGTATACTCGGAACTGCGACTAATTATTGGACAGGATTTTATGATAGTGAATGGTCGCCTGATGGAACAAAATTATATTTATCAAAGTATAGAATGGCATCTGGTAGTGGACGTATTTATCAATATGATTTAAACTATCCAGTAAATCCTGTCAGTTTAGTGTATACTTTTTCTGGAGATAATAATAATGTTGTACAAGGGTTACAACTTGCGCCCGATAGTAAGATTTATATTTTATATGTAAATAATACTTATTCTGATTCGAGACTAATTGGTGCAATTAGTTTACCTAATATAGCAGGAACTGGTTGTACTGTTATCCCTAATGTTTTGGATATGGGAGCTTCCTTTCCAATGACTGGAATTTTTCCGCAATTTGGTGTTCCTTACAAGTATTTTCCAAGCAATACAAATGTTATTGAAGAAAATATAATTAATGTTTATCCCAATCCTACTAGTGATAAACTAAATATATGTGGGTTTATTGGAAATGAGGTATCTGTTATAGATGCTTTAGGTAATTGTTTACTGAAAGAAAGAAATTATGGGACAATAAATGTATCATCATTAAATAATGGGATATATTTCATACAAATTAAATGTAACCAAAAAGAATATTATTCAAAATTTATAATTAAAAGATAA
- a CDS encoding T9SS type A sorting domain-containing protein, which produces MKYIIIVVCILSLQAAQAQREDHTWYFSNSSKGLSFDYLTNAVSITNVHSPMIEAGSYFVACDNLSGQLLFYTDGTNVWDNNNQIMPNGSSLTNASHGMQTGLACYYPGHPNQFLLFCNTSSLPTAGSVYYSIIDMSLPGNGTLLNPRGNVVSSAKNIFLTNQSSEGMYIIKGSGNYYWLIIPKINTTNIAIYKIDATGVNLTATTNIGLNVGLAVDVRYSYVSHKIGLANMKDNGPSFTVDFNETTGALNNAYQIPGITTTSTNMCNSTDMEWSPNGQFLYITKYRDCVGSSPGKLYQYNILQPSIAPVLIAQVATSGTNASMGLKLAPNGKIYHRYISASNAYFGVINNPDLPGTACNYNLTGLNIGSNMGAMHKFPEFLVPLQCDFNAANSTTSTDFVCKPNDLTHTDIPLINIINNPCNDSITCNILHVSYGTAHIIGTDIKYVQPNYYTPTDTIILVVCNNYGICDTSETIIYLNYVGPNNPIVTFINDTLFSSASSNNQWLLNGVNILGATDSFYVPTQTGNYSVNVNDGICTSESMPYFHEYELINYNKLPNNIVNVYPNPTKDKLFIDNFNGCKLQILDVMGKEIINLNNSGCIDVSSYSSGIYFIKIIDKQSEFHSKFVIEK; this is translated from the coding sequence ATGAAATATATAATTATTGTTGTTTGCATTTTGAGTTTGCAGGCAGCACAAGCGCAACGCGAGGATCATACTTGGTATTTTAGCAATTCTAGCAAAGGATTAAGTTTTGACTATTTGACAAATGCAGTTTCTATTACTAATGTCCATTCTCCTATGATAGAAGCTGGTTCTTATTTTGTTGCATGCGATAATTTATCAGGTCAACTTCTTTTTTACACAGATGGGACAAATGTTTGGGATAACAATAATCAGATTATGCCAAATGGCAGTTCTCTAACAAATGCTTCACATGGGATGCAGACAGGATTAGCATGTTATTATCCGGGGCACCCAAATCAGTTTTTGCTTTTTTGTAATACTAGTTCCCTTCCAACTGCAGGTAGTGTATATTATAGTATAATTGATATGTCTTTGCCTGGAAACGGTACGTTGTTAAATCCAAGAGGAAATGTTGTTAGTTCTGCAAAAAATATTTTTCTTACAAACCAGAGCAGTGAAGGAATGTATATAATTAAAGGTTCAGGAAATTATTATTGGTTAATTATACCAAAGATTAATACAACAAATATTGCTATTTATAAAATTGATGCAACTGGGGTTAACTTAACAGCAACAACTAATATTGGACTTAATGTCGGATTGGCTGTTGATGTAAGATATTCCTACGTTTCTCACAAAATTGGTTTAGCAAATATGAAAGATAATGGTCCCAGCTTTACTGTTGATTTTAATGAAACAACTGGCGCACTCAATAATGCATATCAGATACCTGGAATTACAACAACAAGTACAAACATGTGTAATTCAACTGACATGGAATGGTCTCCAAATGGACAGTTTTTATATATAACAAAATATAGGGATTGTGTAGGAAGTTCTCCGGGAAAGTTGTATCAATATAATATTTTGCAACCATCGATAGCTCCTGTTTTGATAGCTCAGGTAGCAACTTCTGGGACAAATGCGTCTATGGGATTAAAACTTGCGCCTAATGGTAAGATTTATCATCGTTATATAAGTGCTTCTAATGCATATTTTGGAGTAATTAATAATCCTGATTTACCAGGAACTGCCTGCAATTATAATTTAACAGGTTTAAATATAGGCTCAAATATGGGTGCCATGCATAAGTTTCCAGAGTTTTTGGTTCCGCTGCAGTGTGATTTTAATGCAGCAAACTCAACTACTTCTACAGATTTTGTTTGTAAACCTAATGATTTAACACATACTGATATCCCATTAATTAACATTATAAATAATCCTTGTAATGATAGTATAACTTGTAATATTTTACATGTTTCTTATGGTACAGCACATATTATCGGAACTGATATTAAATATGTTCAACCAAATTACTATACTCCAACTGATACCATAATTCTTGTTGTCTGTAACAATTATGGTATCTGTGATACAAGTGAAACAATAATATATTTAAATTATGTTGGACCAAATAATCCGATAGTTACATTTATAAATGATACGCTTTTTTCAAGTGCTTCGTCAAATAATCAATGGTTATTAAATGGTGTCAATATTTTAGGTGCAACTGATAGCTTTTATGTACCAACACAGACAGGAAATTATTCAGTAAATGTTAATGATGGTATTTGCACTTCAGAATCAATGCCATATTTTCATGAATATGAATTAATAAACTATAATAAGTTACCGAATAATATAGTAAATGTTTATCCAAATCCAACAAAAGATAAATTATTTATTGATAATTTTAATGGGTGCAAATTACAAATATTAGATGTTATGGGTAAGGAAATTATTAACTTGAATAATTCAGGGTGTATTGATGTTTCTTCATATAGCAGTGGAATATATTTTATAAAAATAATTGATAAACAGAGTGAATTCCATTCAAAATTTGTTATTGAAAAATAA
- a CDS encoding SRPBCC family protein: MKTFRKILLAFLVISFAILIFAAFLPSEYKVVRTIVINNTPEEISKKIVDFHEWDNWSPWIGIDSTEDYKYNDTIGIGGKMSWTGEMIGSGNMAITGVSADSIKYDLVFMSPWESFSSGSLSFVKTGEGTTVTWTNEGKLGWPVMRLMDFFKGFDSMMGPDFEKGLTKLKAVVESSSKYTYNIQEKEVSATTIAVIRNKVNMGEIGDILGKSYGAIQEYISKQGANIAGYPMAITLAWDSLSWDFEAAIPIDKAIKGNDKIQVKPSYAGKVIYLSYLGPYEKTYVAYTELESYKKEKGYTDNGGPWEVYVTDPTTEPDTSKWVTEIYFPVK, translated from the coding sequence ATGAAAACATTTAGAAAAATTTTATTGGCTTTTTTGGTAATTAGTTTTGCCATTTTAATTTTTGCGGCATTTTTACCTTCAGAATACAAGGTAGTTAGAACCATAGTGATTAACAACACTCCTGAAGAAATAAGTAAAAAGATTGTAGATTTTCACGAATGGGATAACTGGTCACCATGGATTGGTATTGACTCTACAGAAGACTATAAATATAACGACACCATTGGTATAGGTGGAAAAATGAGTTGGACCGGAGAAATGATAGGTTCGGGTAATATGGCTATTACAGGCGTTTCTGCTGATTCTATAAAATACGACTTGGTTTTTATGTCGCCATGGGAATCTTTTTCATCCGGATCTTTAAGCTTTGTAAAAACAGGCGAAGGAACAACTGTTACATGGACAAATGAAGGCAAGCTTGGATGGCCGGTGATGCGTTTAATGGACTTTTTTAAAGGTTTTGACAGTATGATGGGACCTGATTTTGAAAAAGGACTTACAAAACTTAAAGCTGTTGTTGAAAGTTCTTCAAAATATACTTATAACATTCAAGAAAAAGAAGTTTCTGCTACAACAATTGCTGTTATAAGAAATAAAGTAAATATGGGCGAAATTGGTGATATTCTTGGAAAATCATATGGAGCCATTCAGGAATATATTTCAAAACAAGGTGCAAATATAGCAGGCTATCCAATGGCAATAACTTTGGCTTGGGATAGTTTATCGTGGGATTTTGAAGCAGCAATACCTATTGATAAGGCAATTAAAGGAAATGATAAAATTCAAGTAAAACCATCTTATGCCGGAAAAGTTATTTATCTAAGCTATTTGGGACCATATGAAAAAACCTATGTTGCATATACAGAATTGGAATCTTATAAAAAGGAAAAAGGATATACTGATAATGGCGGTCCTTGGGAAGTATATGTTACCGATCCCACTACCGAGCCAGATACCAGCAAATGGGTTACTGAAATTTATTTTCCAGTGAAATAA
- the ybeY gene encoding rRNA maturation RNase YbeY: protein MPVSFHQQGINSTLIHGEKRKISAWISQIISSEKKTLGNISIIFTGKNELLKMNNSFLSHNFHTDIITFNYNEGSTISGDLFIGVEQVIENANELKTTPRLELLRVIVHGVFHLLGYNDSTDKEKSQMRKREDKAIALFNS, encoded by the coding sequence ATGCCCGTAAGTTTTCATCAGCAAGGAATAAATTCTACATTAATTCATGGCGAAAAAAGAAAAATATCCGCATGGATAAGCCAGATTATTAGTTCAGAGAAAAAAACTTTAGGAAACATTTCCATTATTTTTACCGGTAAAAATGAGTTGTTGAAAATGAATAACTCATTCCTTTCACATAATTTTCATACAGATATTATTACATTTAACTATAACGAAGGCTCCACTATTTCAGGTGATTTATTTATTGGTGTTGAACAGGTAATTGAAAATGCAAATGAGTTAAAAACAACCCCAAGGCTAGAACTTCTTAGAGTTATTGTACACGGCGTTTTTCATTTATTGGGATATAATGACAGTACCGATAAAGAAAAATCTCAAATGCGAAAAAGAGAAGATAAAGCAATCGCTTTATTTAATTCTTAA
- a CDS encoding ATP-binding protein has product MKFQSKIENINIVEKLVDEISASQNLSSEIYGNLLVAMVEAVNNAIIHGNKLDESKEVVVNYGLEDGYFWFNVKDQGPGFDFNSLPDPTLPENIEKPHGRGIFLMSHLVDEIKFEDNGTKVCLKIKI; this is encoded by the coding sequence ATAAAGTTTCAATCAAAAATCGAAAACATTAATATAGTCGAAAAATTAGTCGACGAAATTTCTGCATCGCAAAACTTGAGTTCCGAGATTTACGGAAATCTTTTGGTTGCAATGGTAGAGGCTGTTAACAATGCAATAATTCACGGCAATAAGCTTGATGAGTCTAAAGAAGTAGTTGTTAACTATGGCTTAGAGGATGGCTATTTCTGGTTTAATGTAAAAGATCAGGGTCCAGGTTTTGATTTTAATAGTTTACCAGATCCAACTTTGCCTGAAAATATTGAAAAACCACATGGCAGAGGAATTTTTTTAATGTCGCACTTAGTTGATGAAATTAAATTTGAAGACAACGGTACCAAAGTTTGTTTGAAAATTAAAATTTAG